The segment GCTCTGATTGCATTTGGAGTCCATAGTTTCAGATGGTGTTTACAGTCAACAGTGGGAAGGAATATACTCATTTTCTAGACATTCTCTAGACTCTAGTCTAGACGAGAGCTAAGGTTTGTTATGGTCTTGAAAGAACCCTGCTCTTGGTATCTTAGGAACCTAGCTCTTAGCATGGATGCTAACGGGCCTTGTGGTGCTGTGCTAATAGCACTTAACACAATATCCAAGTTCATCCCTGAATATACACCTATGTATATGTCTAGAGAAGACACTAGAATTAGGGGGCTTTAGTGGTATGTGATCATTGCATCATGGCTGTTCAGTTGTACCGTTTTGTGGTGATCTTCTTGCCGTTGATGAACTTAGTGGAGGTGGATACCGAGCGGAAGTtgccccctccaccacctcccccaATTGATGATGAGGAGAACGAGGCGAAACCTCCACCACCCATCTGACCAAAGGAGGTGAACCCTGTGGAGAGAAGCagacaaatgaacacacacgtgcacacagacaccaccAGCAGATAAATCTATCTGCTTTCACATTTCTCCTATTCTCTCGGTCTCTGGCGCTGTAACAGCCGTCCTGCAGTTTAATTGTAAAGATCTGCGTGACCACAGACATACCAGAATCAAATCCGGAGAAGCCCGCCCCAAAGCCGGGGAAGCCCCCGAATCCGCCAAAGAAGGGTCCCGCTGTCCGGCTCCTGCTCACCCCCCTGTGACGACGCCCACCGCCGAAGAAGTCATCAAACGGATCATCAGCTGCCAGAGAGAAGAAccgagaacagagagagagagagagagagagagagagagagacaggaagagagggagaaacagagagaaatgagagggagggaaagagaacagTTTGTTTGACAGCTTCAAACCCGACCACGGGGAGCTCatgtgggggatggggggagaCAGAAGGGCCTTTGGACATCAGTCTCATATCCTAGCAGCTTaataactctttttttttctagaacaTTCCTGACGCTTTTCCCCCTCTCAGACGGCAACTGGCTTGTTCTCACTGCAAAACCCAGGGGAGGGCGTTTTATTACTGCTATGTGGGTCAAAGCTGGAGTAGATTcaaataaggtttttttttttttaacacacacagatacagatatgcacatgcacacatgcaggcacgcacgcacacacacacacacacacacacacgggtgagAGGAgccgtgtgcacacacactcaggtgagAGCACATTTTTAACACATGCGAGGGTACAGGGCAGAGAGAGCCCAGCACAGTGCACAGCTGtccaacactcacacatgccGGGGGAGAggccccaccccccacacacacactaataacaaAGGCACACCAAAAAAGGACAGGGAGAACTATGAAGCCATGACCctaacacatacagacacacaaagacacacaaacacaaacacacacacacacacacacacacaatgaaagtataaaaaaaaaactcaacatatctcgctctctttttctctgtctccgtctctttcactctcatgttcgaacaaacacaaacacccgacaaccacaaccacacacacacacaaggacaaacTGAGGACCTCCAACATTTCCTGACGCATGACGCATCTTTCCAGGAGAGCGGATTGTGATTCGGGCCACGTCCACCTCCCCTGATCTGGCACTAGCTTCCTCACCCTCTCACCCCCTCCTGCCTCGCTGGGTGTAGGGTTCCCATCCAGGGACCCCTCCTGAGCCAGACTAGCATCCCAGCACCACTCACTAACAACCAGGGGAAGGGACTACCGGCCTCTCCCCTTACCTGCGGTGCCTGGGTGGCTAAATCTGGCACACACAACAATGGGTACGGCATGCACTGAGAAGGGTGGATGGTGCCAAGAGAGTCTAAAGGTCTGTGGGGTTTCTGCATTGAGACGGGAATTTAATCAGGGAAAATAGCCACGGAGAGTGATTGAAACCAAATTAAGTGTCAGCCATTCTTAATTGAATGCACTCCTTGAGTTAAGAGGTGGCCAAAAGAGAAATTCAAACTGGCTAGAGGCTTGATGGCTAATGGTGCTGATTAATTGTTGGTTGTATAACAATATGATCTTAGAAAAGATTTGTATGTAAGTTGATATTGTTACATGTAAGCATATCATACATCATAGTATATACACTGTACTTGTATTAAACTGATTTAAGGTTTAACATGTATGACACAGTTCCAGTGGTAACACTTTGGAGTACCCAACCTACAGGCATCACACACTTGAAAGTGTCAGTAAAGTTTATATGACCATATACACATGTAACCAGTCACACTGCTGAATGCTGAATGGCCACTTTGACAGACCCATGAGTACAAACATATTTACCCATGAGTACATCATATTTCTAGCATGGAAAAACCACATCCATGAACACAAACCATAAGTCATCTTATTCACTcttccatctcacacacacacacacacacacacacacacacacacacacacacacacacagtcagttaaAGCCCCTGCCCCTCCCCCTTGACGGCCCCTCTTGTTTTATACGGAAGCTATTTCAGTTAGCATTCCTGGCCTGTGAGGCAGCCCCTGCTATCGGCCAGCCGCCCGTCCAGCCCGCCCGCCCGCCGGCCGGCTGGCTCGGGGTCCAGGCCTTATTTAGAGTTGAGTGGGTGCAACATAGATGCCATGCTGCCATTCGCCCTCCTGGCCTGCTTCCGAAAAGGCGCGACCACAAACACATGCTCCAACACATGTGCCGTACATACACATAGAGATGCGTACTTAAAAACATCAGTCACAGTCTCTTCACACACCGTCCAGTCTCtccatcacccacacacacacacacacacacacacacacacactcactcactagtagacatactgtatatacactgCTCAGAAAAAAACTTCCATCACACAGTGGATGAGTACTCTGGcattgtttggttttgagcaAAGGTGAAACTGTTGAAACTGTTGAGAAAGGAGAAAAGGGTGgtaggtttcaaaaaatgtattttagcaattgtgaaaaattGGAAGTgttaccttaatttttttgagcagtgtataaacacacagacatgctcatGATGAAGCTTCTGTTTCAGTGGTTTCGACTCTCACTCTGCTCTCTTCCTCATGCCCATAAACACAAAccgtctctttctgtctcaaacccacacacacagaacctgcTCTGCCAAACCTCTTCTctaacacacatcatcacacgtgaacgcaCCAGCACTCAAGGCAGATCTCACATGAGGGCTCTCTCTCACGCGCTCTCCTCTGCTTTTTGTCAGGTATatattcctctctctttccgtaAACACACTGTTGATATCAAACACAATCAGCACAGCATTACCCCACCCccctaaaacaaacacacacaccctcacacactcccaATATTATAGTTGGAGAAAATGTGCTGGCCAGCGCTCCCGAAACACATGAGACAGCAGCACAGGATCAAAGGGCAAAGCTCTccctcaaaacaaacacacacaaatgcaaatccACAAACCAGGAATTTCCAGAGACTACAAGAATACAAAACAAGTTCGAGAAGACTGCCCATGAATATGATACAGACAcccagacaaagacacacacacagacacacacacacacacacacacacacacacacaacaagcttGTAATTAAACAGGATTAGGCAGTGGCAGCATTAAGGCCTATCTGGCTGTGTGTGGCACTCAGAGGTTGTTTCAATCAAGCTGTGTGAACTGGCCATCGCACATTCCCATGGATACATTATGATAAACCACAGGCCAGTGAGGGGGTAAACGGCAGCCATGTTTTTTCCCAGCTCCAGCTTCTGTTGGTCTCTCCAGGGGTCTCTTCTGTGACTAAACCTGAGGCGATTAGTGTCTTCTCAGCCCCAGAGCGAAACGTTTCAAATGGTAGGCTATTGCTAATGACAAAGCCCAGCAGGCTGGGGCACAAAGCGGAGTGAAAGAATGAAGAGGGGTTCATTTTTTCCTGTTACTGagtctttattttaaatgtgGTGATCTCACTGTATTTTATTGAGCAGTAGTAAAGACTACCTAATGATGAAGCCATACTTTGGACTCCTATTTTACAACAATGTGTGCAGATGACCACATCTCAGTGTAGATAAAAACAGAgggcctgtctctctctatccgcACCCCTCTGTCTGTCCGTTCTGCTACAAAACCCAGAGAAATAATACATTACAAGAGTGTTTACCAAAGAAGTCAGCGAAAGGATCCCGTCCGCCGAAAAATTCCCTGAAGACGTCGTCAGGGTTCCGGAATGTGAATCCGCCGAAGTGGTCATCATAGTTTCCTCCTAAAagagtagaagagaggagaggagaggagaagagaggcgaGAAGCCAGGTTAGCATCAACCTGGAGCCCGAGGAGAGAGGACTGTCACGCCATCCGATAAATGAAAGAGCCTAGCCTGCAGCTAAACACAGATCAATTGTTCCTCAATCACTGCATCACAAAACTGAAGGCTGTTCCACTGGGATTTATGAAGCTCAAAGATGTTAAAGGAAGACAGTATTTTTGAAACTGCAGTGAGAGTCAATTATCCATTTtgagcagggatgtagtggtaaaataagaggagGGTAAATtttgaattctgtgatcacggtgtggtggactgcgccatgcgttatcggatttttaaaaaaggcattcagaacatgtttggtgatggtggaggttaatgtccaatgtttatacgtaacaataccagtggtattaaatggttgctagtgtgttggtgagtgtacttgtgaatgtggataatacagtgtgatttttgaatgttgaaagttgcaatttggttataaattcttttgaggtggataaactctatttctgaaatgtcagaggtggataaactgtgtttacttgcgtttagccactccactacatccctgatttTGAGAGATGCACTTCCTGATCAAGCGTGGGTTATTATCAGCCAGGGGGCACTTTCATCAACAAAACATTTCCTGTGTGTATGACTAAAAGAACAGCTGTGTCACTTCCTGTGTACACTCAATTAGAGAGAAGCAGGAGACACTTCCTTCCTCTATACAGAGAGAAGTGGTTCAGCACATGGCTATAAACTGCATGTACTCACATACAGCAAGAATGTTCAAGTAACGGTCttacctccacctccacctcctcctcctcgagtGAGGCCGTCTTTGCCGTACCGATCATACTGGTTCCTCTTGTTCTCTGGTGGGAAAGAGCAGACACTGGCATAAGCAAATGCCCCTTAATCTGACAATGGCCCTGGGGGTACAGCGGAGGCACTCACACAGTACAGTGAACTGAGGGTGTAAATTATGGGATTATGGTGATGGCCCAATTTGACTGATGAGCCCAACTATTCACTCAAAGAGCActttaaaaaaacatgttcaacaCATTGATTATTTTAAGTTGATGTCCCTTTGGGatcagattcagattcagagAGATTTATTCATCACATACATAGTTATATTAGTATATAACAAGCAGTGAAATGTAAGTCTGGTTAGCTTCATGACTGTGTAAAGTAGAAATAATCTAAGTAAACAGATAAGATTAAAAGCAGAAGTTAATAATAAATGATTcaaaataatagaataataaagtgacatgaataataataataataataaataataataataactagaaaagcatttcctgaaggaaatacagatACAAatacatgaaaatgcaaaaatatgatgtaaaatatcatacagagtaaaaacaaactatattggttgctaggtagatgaggtttaatatagttggaatgactgaacagttaaataggtggatagtttaaatggttaaattatttaggtagatagttgacgataactaacagttggaatggctctaatgtttgctagcagttatgctaactatattaacaaagataataatgctaaccaagttacttaacttagttaatttagctaatgttttctagcagttttttttttaaatgttaataatgctaatgctgttaactatgttaactatgctaaccatgtgacttagctaacttagcttgtcatttttaatagttatattaactatgctaactagcatgctaacaatgttaaaatgctaactatgttaaccatgtgacttagctaacttagctaatcatgtttagtagttatgctaactatgctaactagcatactAACaggctaactatgttaaccatgtgacttagctaacttagctaatcattttagcagttatgctaactatgctaactagcatactaactatgctaaccatgttacttagctaacctagctaataatttttagcagttatgctaactagcatgttaacatgctaacatgctaactatgctaaccatgttacttagctaacttagctaatcatttttagcagttttgctaaaaaaatgTACtaactacagtgggtaggagtcatagttgatgactaataagttagcaatgctaacatgctaactaactacagtgggtaggagtcatagttgatgacaagtaacagttacaatggctgaacagttaaaaaggtcagtagtttaaagggttaaattgtttaacagtgaaatattgtagtgaggacttttattttgaaacagtttttgggagaggaagcagttgaacaggctgtgtagtcttaatagagccagtttgtatgcttaaagcctgaggggccgtttatacgagaacgactgcgaaggaagacgacaaaatattttatcataagtgccttttgtttacacggcgaccccgccatcggggcttgaagacgcaaaaatctgaagactcattccagagtgtagagttttgaagacgacccgggttgcgtctccaTCTAAATGGCTAAACCAAAGaaccttgattacctctctggctaaactgtcaaattcgAATGTCTGTgcgtgacgtaccggggttctatcacaccaccacccagcggtctggaatgcatatccaatcgaatatcacatactcttgcgtcttcatataaacaaagatttccccctgagaaagctcgtctaaacgcgaataaaaaaatgaagacgtgacgccacttctgcgtcttctcttttcattgtcaccgtataaacgtagcctggcagttgatccaggtggcctggccacctggcagaagattctaattgctgtgatgtcataaagggcaatgttaagtcaatggggacatttttattagtttttaattaatagtttaaaaagtataaaagttacaaagctgaaaaatacatagcacccatgtcctaagtaagacctacgtaacatagtttgaatgaagtttctacgttaaacggttgaagctgcattaaacgcgttagaaggaagaataagaagaagcctaggaagaacagtacagtgcattttcatgcactgtaataatgttATTAAAATGGGATGGAGTCCATGGTGTTCATAAGAGTTGGCATGTCCATGTTGAGGAGTCTAATGGCCTGAGGGAAATAGCTTTTCCTTAGTCTCTCAGTTTTGGCCTTCAAACTGCAGAAGCGCTTGCCTGACTTCAACAAACTTAACAGACAGTTACTGGGATGGGTGGAGTCCTTCACGATTTTAGTTGCTCTGTTCTTGCAATGGCTGATGTATATATCATGCAGGGAGGGTAGAGAAGTCCTAGAGATGCGCTCGGCTGATCATTTATATAACTACACGTTAGattaagagaaaaaaaaataacttaatTTAAGCCTAGTAGGGTTGATTATAACGCAGAGAGGAGGTACCTTCACCCAACACAGTGTAGATGTACCAAGGATGTGAACTGTTTTAGAGACACAAGAAAGCACAGACAACTCCTAAGCATCCGTTTGATTCACTCAAGACACTAGAGTAACTCAGCGCCCTATGCGAGCCCTTTAGTTTGCTTTGGAAACCACAGCAGAGCCACACAGCAACCGGGACAGGGTGAGTTTAACCAGACGCCGGCATAAAACACGAACCCCTCACTGTTCTGTAATCAGGACATGGTCAGGTTGTGACCCAAATGTGTCTGACCTGATTCATGCCATAACCTAAGGCACACCGTGCCCAAAACAATGTGGGCAGCAACTAGGCATAGAACACACTGAACCGGAAACGCAACCGCAAACGCGCGAGCACCTGCCTCGCCTGCGGCCCAGCACAGGGGCGCTTTGATAAACCTCAGCCAACACGCCATCATTCATTTTAATGTTCTCTCTGCCAGCCGACGAAGCTGCGCTTTATCAACACCGCTGTTGCTCCATTAGCTCATTTGTGAGAAGTTAATTAAAATTGAGTTTGTAAATATATAACCAGCCACACTTAGGCTTCCAAGACTACCGAGGCACTGGGAAAGCAACCATTCATTTTTCATGGTGAGAGTTTGTTTAGGAAAGACTCGCAGTAACTGTCTGCAGTTACCATTCCTGCAGTACTTCTCCAAGTACCTCACGTCGATGCCTAGCACTACTACACTGAATAAAGCCATTGTGCTCGCCAAATTAAGTCCTACTCCTGTGGCTCAGAATCATATTATTGTCTTGGCTGATAATAGCAACACACTGGGCCCCTTGAAATGTGGGTCTGTACCATAGAAAGCAGAGCACAGGATTTAGAACTGAAAATGAGCCGAGACTTCCCGCAACTCTAACAGTACTGCCCTCGGGTTTTGGACTGGCTAGTCTGTCAGCGACTACTGGACCTCTCCTGACCGACCTCGCATGCATTGTTTTCAGCTTTGGCAGGCACATGGAGCGCCTCATACTTACACTGTTCTCTCTTTttgaaatgaaacacaaaacaaaagacgCATTTACAGACTCGGGGCTGTCGTACTGTTAAAAAAAGGCATGCTGATTGAGGCTGTTGCTGGGTGCACACACAAGGGAGGCAAATATCATCGGTCATGAAGGCCACTCGTATTTGTTTGGGCCTCAGGCCTACTCACATGCATTCCTGAAAAGTATCGACAAGACCAACAATGGattctctcacgctctctctgtttctcttttccttctctctttctctctctcccacctctttctctctttctttctttctctctccctcccccacttcTCTCTGTAAAAATGTACTGCTAATGAAATGAGTTGCCTATTCCCCGGGCCATAATAACAGATTAGAGAGGGGTGGCATACAAGCTGCAGAGTAAGAACATGAAGTAAACCGCATGCCTCTCTGACTGCTACAAAGGCCACAGCAGCCCCATGCCCACGCTGTAATTACTGACTCTGTCATTGAACTCCATCTGTCAAAGGCCACAGTGACCCTAAGGCACACCGTTTGGGATGGGGTTGGAGGGCTGGACAGGCAGAGTGGTTCTGAGGACTGGGGAGCAGTTGGGCTCGTTTGAGAATGGCACAATTAAGGGACGTTAGGGCTTGTGTGGGACTGACACAACAAAAGACTTTTACCCAGTGGGCAATGGCagaatgttttttgtttgtagaGAGTACCAGTGAGACAGACAACTGCAGATCAATAAAAGAAAAGGACcttgacaaaaaataaatacaaaattggCACCAAAAGTGCTTGGGGAACTGACAAATATTTGTACACTTATTTATAAACTGCAGGGTATTCACAGGAGTGGCAGTATTTTGGGCAGCAGTACTCTTCTCTGTATGGCCAGGCCTTAGTGGGGGGCCAAGCTCTTTCTGAGAACTGAAGGAGCTGGGGGAGTACGCGGCCCAGCCCAGCCCGCCACCAGCACCACCCCCAGCCGCACCATCACCCCAGCtacagcaccagcagcaccatcACCCCAGCACCACCCCCAGCTGCACCATCACCCCAGCACCACCCCCAGCTGCACCATCACCCCAGCACCACCCCCAGCTGCACCATCACCCCAGCtacagcaccagcagcaccccCAGCAGCACCATCACCCCAGCACCACCCCCAGCTGCACCATCACCCCAGCACCACCCCTGCAGCACCATTACCCCAGCtacagcaccagcagcaccatcACCCCAGctacagcaccagcagcagctgaTGGAACTGTCACAGGCAGCCAGGGAAGCCACCAGCACTGGCCAAACAAGCCCCATCCATCACGCTGAAGGGCCCGATGGGATAGTTTTacaaccacacgcacacatacacacacacacacacacacacacacacacacacacacacacacacacacacacacacacaaacacaaacacaaacacacacacacacaaacacacaaacacacaaatcacagCCAACAGCCATGGGCTATA is part of the Alosa alosa isolate M-15738 ecotype Scorff River chromosome 16, AALO_Geno_1.1, whole genome shotgun sequence genome and harbors:
- the dnajb6b gene encoding dnaJ homolog subfamily B member 6b isoform X2, which encodes MVEFYQVLGVPKNASQDEIKKAYRKQALKWHPDKNPDNKDEAERRFKELSEAYEVLSDENKRNQYDRYGKDGLTRGGGGGGGGGNYDDHFGGFTFRNPDDVFREFFGGRDPFADFFADDPFDDFFGGGRRHRGVSRSRTAGPFFGGFGGFPGFGAGFSGFDSGFTSFGQMGGGGFASFSSSSIGGGGGGGNFRSVSTSTKFINGKKITTKRIVENGQERVEVEEDGQLKSLTVNGKEQMLRLDSK